A genomic stretch from Aedes albopictus strain Foshan chromosome 2, AalbF5, whole genome shotgun sequence includes:
- the LOC109404578 gene encoding nucleosome-remodeling factor subunit NURF301 isoform X1, producing the protein MSSRKSAAAAAAAAAAAGEGSSTGKRRGRPPKSQSAAMDRPKSKFQYHLLKKPKYLCKDGGNGDSRFSTPSASRASSPQGSEESRPSTSRRSAPAKTPRSAKATGKGRKSVGGRGRGGNNRKSYTYHESEYHYGSDFGDDSDKSDAYDDSMRSASDSEDSLANESESDFSIHSFSASTGIICQKEPSPDPVWLQDRSYPPLELPASSEDLLVSNSIVLKCTSIYEIIRRFRNLVRLSPFRLEDFAAAIVCDDQSPLLTEIHIMLMKAILREEDSQQTHFAPLDQKDSVNIALYLIDSITWPEVLRSYIESDPALDQQVLEILTVNEYPFVAPEERLKVLQFLTDQFLVTTTVRDDMLQEGPIHYDDHCRICHRLGDLLCCETCPAVFHLECVDPPLIDVPSEDWQCNLCKLHKVSGVMDCITPQEKQGMLCRQELLGYDRHGRKYWFIGRRIFIETEDSGEVWYFSTVKQFEYLLSKLDPDDLESHLCKEIDERRDEIIKHMTLTETITCQQKGNKKSYIELDNQRLEKLMQEEGLAANKDADEKMDVDDQKEGGNSEASDEKSNDEQPNGDDSSSKEDDDSKASGDKHVTRLKTGSLTPRTFSAEEMKRKSSLTKEDEESRLTRNKLSQISNGTLHFKLGMENGFKAYVNQYSINPIALNKPQRNEDRDKKRHLSHKFSLTQASEFKWLGGGMYSTQAQIISTIKQSIIALEQAVASPFLHQNWTKLRKTWIGAISACTKAKDFARILCILQACMRSVIFASVWHEQLGHTKMYKITSAEREEKKKLEKREKRERDDEEERNRSTFNFVKYSLGLRHQVWKQKGEEYRIHGQWDWVWMSYSRRKGKKPSRETNEVNHVLIPIVAEVHKKLLKIDAKTHEAYQLVRKGRTDLDFMTGNEALDSRLEEKFNQTETFQVPETYDQIDVSKALSTPGGRILYPKIAKTASVLDGLLQRRVDLKEAEERKFAKVKDEEDIGVNVIHKPEAVQARLGECVEKQLQSIINSRHHNSNIRNQLSLNKQPVRLTGEQLEILILKILPLRSKYQHVNALVQQNKCYSLDCENGLCYSPLCLQKQALKEELLPLLKKVQTMQSAPMANPTIAGVKSILEQKLTEYKAENFDSMLANFTMNRYRSILDDWDRAHQHLIEYDEQFIQSMAAPKMPEEHNNNVTNEVEIKTEEAPDMVVKEEVVSTEGEPDLNGSEKMDDSLKLNENSNSISENSCDEPRSTRRGRPRSSKNNSVVVEDPAEVKVKEEDEMIILPKKEHKPNRRFALLPSRSVKKEETEEKELAPDGSTRVYSVSSTKGRIYLRKALEPEVKVVKSETKSPAAAVGPVKPKYPAVNYFQTRKQTTSMMVLPMHELLKLARNGGRLSAAGFHHLAKNNNSVWPYPCARPLFKTCWLYRTLNLSTLSAVGLQLRIIWTCLRWDDMAMKPVTSDGKHQVTTESEIMSLEILKHRYAGIFNERMQYLRRKVVIPLELPKTVREVQSIRSGLRKRKRAESPQQTEPQVSEEWIDEDKLELWEIKLYGEKQEKIAAAQAQHVTRTSTGKLPVSRQTPSSSGESSNSSTPTNSGNSTNNASSTPVQNKSAVISSKASREEITEKMEQQLRIQRAAHNQKRAMELKQQGQSSDGATPPKQTIVQRRIIVKNADGTTKVIQQNITQPARASPAATATSSSSPQQQQAQQSAPPAAPAKPDGPQKVQIIRGPDGKVSVRGLNPGQQLIQTADGKLHVLSAAPGSNPASKQAIAAKVGQKIITKVAAGASPVASGSAASGSGNVVSSGTAATSVTVTSPTTVAQPQPQQIQVQQQQQQVQIQQQQQAAPVVVSSPTVTQQIVNKSPSIVVRNQAGQPIKQIIQKQVVQKVQATSTTPQQPVTPQKIIINNQQGTVQKIITSSGQLITTTGTPVQKVVTPSNLQQLLQSAGQKVVVEANPGQSPVQTQKVLVATSPPGQPVQKQILIQNATPGSPQQIIINQAGGQKVVQQIVASPGQQIMIGGQRIMIGGQKIISNQPIQIQQNQPIQQIQQIQQVQQKVQQVHQIVTSTPQPQQPQQIQIQIQQPVAQPPPQPQVQTIQAQPAPLTQGQSLTQQLSSGKLQLANLNGQQVLIRPLGNNQAQVVAHIKTQPNGTAQIIPLANAIDPPPAPVQPQPIQQVMQAVPTQQATIQQVVQQPVSQATVVQQAFTTSGGSQTTFQQFAAATQQQQQQQQQQQQQLDPVEQTLLQGQPPGTVIKCVTAQVIQTQQGPRIVLQGLQGSEFTPQQSALVQQQVKQQLLKAQESNGKQGVLGPTKIYLAIQPSQQQTVAAQPPPLAPVQIKHDGGTTHIQLHQQADSTVTTTTPTVEDSELPVSGSLTTTIKTAASTSSNDNKPQILSNIVINGSNNAAINPMVKKELQKVLASNLSKQNVIRILPQQQQVASPQPQLQPMQVEEQLPPEPVTNETPAEEVVKPVKEEGAPSDEEARPGDEKDDSFVVTPDYIQQTIKNALKQENLNPEIEEKLLNLQRYQEKQMKTDDRSAAIALQHNYSNLSSNREHHQHHHHSTPVKSKKRSHRGEDDDDEWMMDTPKRRPTKSGGSSLSSVERKVHHTAPKDGEGPSSAKKRTISHSDSTSASVAASAAAAAAAVLASVCAESAEAREMPVPLENTTTTTTTTTAAPVPNARSEAARKSNERRKQQQALLQQQQRQNKLQAQLNRHKEQLKKDILKKRSHLERELQVQIQKELSAELAARCKQEHQQAKQEQHSGKQQAAGAAAAATTGAPSTPTEKGSHAKKRNSASASKDNQKTPKHAPGSTKAEKSSKASAKKASKKKEKILCLCRTPYDNTKFYVGCDLCHNWFHGDCVGISEEQSKEINEFVCSECKHARETQELYCLCKQPYDESQFYICCDKCQDWFHGRCVGILQSEAEFIDEYICPNCQINNSVNFANMKSLSAKEFDNLKKLIKQIQHHKSAWPFMEPVDPDEAPDYYRVIKEPMDLQKVENKVNNQTYHTLSEFIGDMTKIFDNCRYYNPKESQFYRCAESLESFFVQKIKFFRENLVEKKSAGTSSTSTATV; encoded by the exons ATGAGTAGCCGAAAGTCTGCGGCGGCAGCTGCAGCTGCAGCAGCCGCGGCCGGAGAGGGTTCCTCCACCGGCAAGAGACGTGGCCGGCCGCCAAAGTCACAATCGGCCGCAATGGACCGACCGAAGAGCAAGTTTCAGTACCATCTACTGAAGAAGCCCAAATATCTCTGCAAAGACGGTGGCAATGGGGATTCGCGCTTCAGCACTCCGTCGGCATCTCGGGCTTCGTCGCCGCAAGGCAGCGAGGAAAGTCGACCGTCTACATCGCGCCGATCGGCACCGGCCAAGACGCCCCGCTCGGCAAAGGCCACCGGCAAAGGAAGGAAATCTGTCGGCGGTCGGGGGCGAGGAGGAAACAATCGGAAAA GTTATACCTACCACGAGTCAGAATACCACTACGGCTCGGATTTCGGTGATGACAGTGACAAAAGTGACGCCTATGATGACTCCATGCGATCGGCCAGCGATTCCGAAGACAGCCTGGCGAATGAATCCGAATCGGACTTTTCGATACACAGCTTCAGTGCATCGACGGGGATCATTTGTCAGAAGGAACCATCGCCGGATCCGGTGTGGCTTCAGGATCGCAGTTATCCCCCGTTGGAGTTGCCGGCATCGTCGGAAGATCTGCTCGTTTCGAACAGTATCGTGCTGAAGTGCACATCGATCTACGAAATCATCAGGCGGTTCCGGAATTTGGTACGGTTGTCGCCGTTCCGGTTGGAGGACTTTGCGGCCGCCATCGTATGCGACGATCAGAGTCCTCTGTTGACGGAGATTCACATCATGTTGATGAAGGCGATTCTCCGGGAGGAAGATTCACAGCAGACACATTTTGCGCCCTTGGATCAGAAAGACAGCGTTAACATAGCACTCTATTTGATAGATTCCATTACATGGCCAGAGGTGTTGCGGAGTTACATTGAAAGTGATCCCGCTTTGGATCAGCAGGTGTTGGAGATACTCACGGTTAATGAGTATCCTTTTGTGGCCCCGGAAGAGCGTCTGAAGGTTCTGCAGTTTTTAACGGATCAATTTTTAGTTACGACAACGGTGCGCGATGACATGCTACAGGAGGGTCCCATCCATTACGACGACCACTGCCGAATCTGTCATCGGTTGGGTGATCTGTTGTGTTGCGAAACGTGTCCGGCCGTTTTCCATCTGGAATGCGTTGATCCACCCTTGATAGACGTCCCGAGTGAAGACTGGCAGTGTAATCTGTGCAAGTTGCATAAGGTTTCTGGAGTCATGGACTGTATTACGCCCCAGGAGAAACAGGGAATGCTTTGTAGGCAGGAGTTACTCGGCTATGATCGTCATGGACGGAAATACTGGTTCATTGGAAGGAGAATTTTCATCGAGACGGAAGATTCGGGGGAGGTTTGGTATTTCAGTACGGTGAAGCAGTTTGAGTACTTGCTGTCCAAGTTGGATCCCGATGACTTGGAATCGCATCTCTGCAAGGAGATAGATGAGCGGAGGGATGAAATAATAAAGCACATGACGCTCACGGAGACAATAACCTGTCAGCAGAAAGGTAACAAGAAGTCGTACATTGAATTGGACAATCAACGACTAGAGAAGTTGATGCAAGAGGAAGGATTGGCAGCGAATAAGGACGCTGACGAGAAAATGGATGTGGACGACCAGAAAGAGGGCGGTAACAGTGAGGCATCTGATGAGAAATCAAATGATGAGCAGCCCAACGGTGACGATTCATCAAGCAAGGAAGATGATGACTCGAAGGCTTCCGGTGATAAACATGTGACGAGGCTGAAGACGGGATCGTTGACACCACGGACGTTCAGCGCCGAAGAGATGAAGAGGAAAAGTTCGTTGACCAAAGAAGACGAAGAATCGCGATTGACGCGTAACAAGTTGTCTCAGATATCCAACGGAACGTTGCATTTCAAACTTGGCATGGAAAATGGGTTCAAAGCGTACGTCAATCAGTACTCGATCAATCCGATTGCGCTGAATAAACCACAACGGAACGAAGACCGAGACAAGAAACGGCATCTGTCACACAAGTTCTCCCTGACGCAGGCCTCGGAGTTCAAGTGGCTTGGAGGAGGTATGTACAGCACCCAGGCGCAGATCATTTCCACGATCAAACAAAGCATCATTGCGTTGGAGCAGGCAGTTGCTTCGCCTTTCCTGCACCAAAATTGGACCAAATTGAGGAAAACGTGGATTGGAGCCATCAGTGCCTGCACCAAAGCGAAGGACTTTGCTCGAATTCTTTGCATCCTGCAGGCGTGCATGAGGAGCGTGATTTTCGCTAGTGTTTGGCATGAACAGCTGGGTCACACAAAGATGTACAAGATAACGTCCGCCGAGCGGGAGGAGAAGAAGAAACTCGAAAAGCGAGAGAAGCGAGAACGCGACGATGAGGAAGAGCGCAATCGCAGCACGTTCAATTTCGTCAAATATTCACTCGGTCTCCGGCATCAGGTTTGGAAGCAGAAGGGAGAAGAATATCGGATACATGGTCAGTGGGATTGGGTTTGGATGTCGTACAGTCGAAGGAAGGGCAAAAAACCCAGTCGGGAAACGAACGAAGTGAACCACGTTCTAATACCCATTGTAGCGGAGGTGCACAAGAAACTTCTTAAAATCGACGCAAAAACACACGAAGCGTATCAACTAGTAAGAAAAGGCCGTACAGATCTCGATTTCATGACCGGAAATGAAGCGTTAGACAGCCGGTTAGAGGAGAAATTCAATCAAACGGAAACATTCCAAGTGCCGGAAACGTACGACCAAATTGACGTCTCCAAGGCGCTTTCCACGCCAGGTGGTCGCATCTTGTATCCCAAAATTGCCAAGACCGCATCAGTGCTGGATGGATTGCTGCAGCGACGGGTTGACTTGAAAGAAGCCGAGGAACGGAAATTCGCCAAAGTTAAAGACGAAGAAGACATTGGGGTGAATGTTATTCACAAACCAGAAGCGGTTCAAGCGCGTCTAGGCGAATGTGTAGAAAAGCAGCTTCAATCCATTATAAACAGTCGTCACCATAACTCCAACATCCGGAATCAACTGTCCTTGAATAAACAACCCGTTCGGTTGACCGGTGAACAACTGGAAATCTTGATCCTGAAAATCCTCCCATTGCGTTCCAAGTACCAACATGTGAATGCCCTTGTCCAGCAAAACAAGTGCTATTCGTTGGATTGCGAAAATGGCCTCTGCTATTCACCTCTATGCCTACAAAAACAAGCCCTCAAGGAGGAACTGTTGCCCCTGTTGAAGAAAGTTCAAACGATGCAATCGGCTCCCATGGCCAACCCCACAATTGCCGGTGTAAAATCCATCCTGGAGCAGAAACTGACCGAGTACAAGGCGGAAAACTTCGATTCCATGTTGGCCAACTTCACCATGAACCGGTATCGGTCGATCCTCGACGACTGGGACCGAGCGCATCAGCATCTGATTGAATACGACGAACAGTTCATACAATCGATGGCGGCGCCGAAAATGCCCGAGGAGCACAACAACAACGTTACGAACGAGGTGGAAATCAAAACCGAAGAGGCTCCCGATATGGTCGTCAAGGAGGAAGTCGTCAGCACCGAAGGGGAACCGGATTTGAACGGGTCGGAAAAAATGGACGATAGTTTGAAGCTGAACGAGAACTCCAATTCCATATCGGAGAATTCGTGCGATGAACCGCGATCCACTCGTCGTGGACGACCACGCAGCAGCAAAAACAATTCGGTCGTCGTCGAAGACCCAGCGGAGGTGAAGGTGAAGGAGGAGGATGAAATGATCATTTTGCCGAAAAAAGAGCATAAACCAAATCGAAGATTTGCCCTCTTGCCATCGCGGTCTGTTAAAAAGGAAGAAACCGAAGAAAAGGAACTCGCTCCGGATGGAAGCACCCGAGTTTATTCCGTTAGCTCAACCAAAGGAAGGATTTATCTGCGCAAGGCACTGGAACCGGAAGTGAAAGTCGTCAAAAGCGAAACCAAATCACCAGCGGCTGCCGTCGGACCAGTGAAACCGAAATACCCTGCCGTCAACTATTTCCAGACACGCAAGCAAACTACCTCGATGATGGTGTTGCCAATGCACGAACTGCTCAAGCTGGCACGCAACGGAGGTCGCCTATCTGCGGCCGGGTTCCATCACCTGGCCAAGAACAACAACTCGGTGTGGCCTTACCCGTGTGCGAGACCGCTGTTCAAAACCTGCTGGCTGTATAGGACTTTAAACTTGAGCACACTGTCGGCGGTCGGGTTACAGCTGCGTATCATATGGACCTGCCTGCGGTGGGACGACATGGCCATGAAACCGGTCACAAGCGACGGAAAGCATCAG GTTACAACCGAGTCGGAAATTATGTCCTTGGAGATTCTGAAGCACCGATACGCGGGAATATTCAACGAAAGGATGCAATATTTGCGCAGGAAGGTTGTTATCCCCTTAGAGCTGCCAAAGACGGTTCGCG AAGTGCAATCAATTCGTTCCGGGTTACGGAAGCGAAAACGCGCTGAATCTCCTCAGCAAACCGAACCACAAGTCAGCGAAGAGTGGATCGACGAAGACAAGTTGGAACTGTGGGAAATCAAGTTGTACGGCGAAAAGCAGGAGAAAATTGCCGCGGCACAAGCCCAGCATGTCACTCGCACCAGTACCGGAAAACTTCCGGTTAGCCGCCAGACTCCATCATCGTCCGGCGAATCATCCAACTCATCGACACCGACCAACAGTGGCAACAGTACCAACAATGCCTCGTCGACACCCGTCCAGAACAAATCGGCCGTCATTTCCAGCAAAGCCTCCCGGGAGGAGATCACCGAAAAAATGGAACAACAGCTCCGGATACAACGAGCAGCTCACAATCAAAAGCGAGCGATGGAGCTTAAACAACAAG GTCAATCATCCGATGGTGCGACTCCACCCAAGCAAACAATCGTCCAGCGACGAATCATCGTCAAAAATGCCGACGGTACAACCAAAGTCATTCAACAGAATATCACACAACCGGCCCGTGCATCTCCGGCTGCGACGGCAACCTCATCATCCAGTCCACAGCAACAGCAAGCACAGCAATCAGCTCCACCAGCTGCACCTGCGAAACCCGACGGCCCCCAAAAGGTCCAGATCATCCGTGGCCCCGACGGAAAGGTTAGCGTGCGCGGTCTCAACCCCGGCCAGCAGCTCATTCAGACAGCCGATGGAAAATTGCATGTTCTTAGTGCTGCTCCCG GATCGAACCCCGCTAGCAAGCAAGCTATTGCCGCAAAGGTCGGCCAGAAAATCATCACCAAGGTGGCTGCTGGAGCTAGTCCCGTTGCCAGTGGTTCCGCTGCGTCCGGCAGTGGCAATGTGGTGTCGTCCGGCACAGCAGCCACCTCGGTGACGGTGACGTCTCCCACTACGGTCGCTCAGCCCCAACCACAGCAAATTCAGgtgcaacaacagcaacagcaagtcCAAATCCAACAGCAGCAACAGGCTGCCCCTGTGGTCGTTAGTTCGCCTACGGTTACCCAGCAAATTGTAAATAAATCTCCTAGCATAGTGGTACGAAATCAGGCCGGGCAACCAATCAAGCAGATTATTCAGAAGCAGGTGGTGCAGAAG GTGCAAGCTACTAGCACGACACCGCAACAGCCGGTTACGCCACAGAAAATCATCATCAACAATCAGCAGGGAACTGTTCAGAAAATCATCACCTCCAGCGGTCAGCTAATAACGACTACTGGAACTCCTGTTCAAAAGGTAGTCACGCCATCTAACTTACAACAGTTGCTACAAAGCGCTGGGCAGAAGGTCGTTGTAGAAGCCAACCCCGGTCAGAGCCCTGTCCAGACGCAAAAGGTTCTAGTAGCCACTAGTCCCCCTGGTCAGCCTGTGCAGAAACAGATTCTGATCCAGAACGCCACACCTGGTTCTCCTCAGCAAATCATCATCAACCAAGCCGGCGGGCAGAAAGTTGTGCAACAGATCGTTGCCTCACCAGGACAGCAGATCATGATCGGTGGGCAAAGGATTATGATTGGTGGTCAGAAGATCATCAGCAATCAACCGATTCAGATTCAGCAGAATCAACCAATCCAGCAGATTCAGCAAATCCAACAGGTGCAACAGAAAGTACAACAAGTACATCAGATCGTAACTTCAACACCGCAGCCGCAACAACCTCAGCAAATTCAAATACAAATTCAGCAGCCCGTTGCCCAACCACCCCCACAACCACAGGTGCAAACCATTCAAGCGCAACCAGCTCCACTTACCCAAGGTCAAAGTTTGACACAGCAGCTGTCCAGCGGAAAGCTTCAACTGGCCAACCTGAATGGCCAGCAAGTGTTGATACGACCCTTGGGCAACAATCAGGCGCAGGTGGTTGCCCACATAAAAACTCAGCCCAATGGAACCGCACAAATCATTCCTTTGGCCAATGCCATTGATCCTCCTCCTGCTCCAGTTCAACCCCAGCCTATTCAACAAGTGATGCAAGCTGTTCCCACTCAGCAAGCCACCATTCAACAAGTTGTCCAACAACCAGTATCACAAGCTACCGTCGTTCAGCAAGCATTCACCACTTCCGGCGGATCGCAAACCACGTTCCAACAGTTTGCAGCAGCAacccagcaacagcagcagcaacaacaacaacaacaacagcaactggATCCGGTGGAGCAAACTTTGCTTCAAGGTCAGCCCCCGGGCACTGTCATCAAGTGTGTCACTGCTCAGGTGATACAAACTCAGCAGGGCCCGCGAATAGTTCTGCAAGGTTTGCAAGGCTCCGAGTTTACACCCCAGCAGTCCGCTCTGGTGCAGCAGCAGGTCAAGCAACAGTTGCTCAAAG CCCAGGAATCGAACGGCAAGCAGGGTGTTCTCGGGCCGACCAAAATCTACCTGGCCATTCAACCGTCCCAGCAGCAAACCGTTGCCGCACAGCCTCCGCCATTGGCACCGGTGCAGATCAAGCACGACGGTGGCACAACCCATATACAGCTCCACCAGCAA GCCGACTCGACGGTAACAACAACCACACCAACTGTGGAGGACTCGGAGCTTCCAGTTTCGGGCTCGCTCACAACGACTATCAAAACCGCGGCCAGCACCAGCAGCAATGACAATAAACCGCAGATCTTGTCCAACATCGTTATCAACGGTAGCAATAATGCGGCCATCAACCCCATGGTCAAAAAGGAACTGCAAAAGGTTCTGGCAAGCAATCTGAGCAAGCAGAATGTGATACGGATATtaccgcagcagcagcaggtgGCATCTCCGCAACCCCAGTTACAACCGATGCAGGTGGAGGAGCAATTACCACCGGAGCCAGTAACGAATGAAACACCAGCTGAAGAAGTTGTAAAACCTGTAAAAGAAGAGGGTGCTCCCTCTGATGAAGAAGCTCGGCCAGGTGACGAGAAGGATGATTCATTTGTGGTAACGCCGGATTACATTCAGCAAA CAATCAAAAATGCCTTGAAGCAGGAAAACCTGAATCCGGAGATTGAGGAGAAGTTGCTGAATCTGCAACGGTACCAGGAAAAGCAAATGAAAACCGACGACCGATCGGCGGCCATTGCTCTGCAGCATAACTACAGCAACCTGAGTTCGAATCGGGAACATCACCAGCACCACCACCACAGCACTCCGGTAAAGTCGAAGAAACGATCTCATCGAGGGGAGGACGACGATGACGAGTGGATGATGGACACTCCCAAGCGACGACCGACCAAATCCGGCGGAAGTTCTCTTAGCTCTGTTGAGCGGAAAGTTCATCATACTGCTCCCAAGGACGGCGAAGGGCCTAGTTCCGCCAAAAAGCGAACGATCTCACATAGCGATTCCACGAGTGCGTCGGTAGCTGCTTCGGCGGCGGCTGCTGCAGCGGCCGTGTTGGCCTCTGTTTGTGCCGAGAGTGCAGAGGCAAGGGAAATGCCAGTTCCGTTGGAGaacacgacgacaacgacgacgacgacgacggcggcaccTGTCCCCAATGCTCGCTCGGAAGCTGCTCGCAAGAGCAACGAGAGGCGAAAACAACAACAGGCTCTACTGCAGCAACAGCAAAGACAGAACAAGTTGCAG GCTCAACTGAACCGCCACAAAGAGCAACTGAAGAAAGACATTCTCAAGAAGCGATCTCATCTCGAACGGGAATTACAGGTACAAATTCAGAAGGAACTGTCCGCCGAACTGGCAGCACGATGCAAGCAGGAACATCAACAGGCCAAACAGGAACAGCACAGCGGGAAACAGCAGGCAGCGggggcggcggcggcagcgacaACGGGAGCACCTTCGACACCTACCGAGAAGGGCTCCCACGCCAAGAAAAG AAATTCGGCGTCCGCATCGAAAGACAACCAAAAGACGCCAAAGCATGCACCAGGCTCGACTAAAGCGGAGAAGTCATCCAAAGCGAGCGCTAAGAAGGCATCAAAGAAAAAGGAGAAAATTCTTTGCTTGTGTCGAACGCCGTACGATAATACCAA GTTCTACGTTGGTTGTGACCTGTGCCATAATTGGTTCCATGGAGACTGCGTTGGAATCTCCGAGGAGCAGTCGAAGGAAATCAACGAATTCGTGTGTAGCGAATGCAAGCATGCTCGCGAGACGCAAGAATTGTACTGTCTGTGCAAACAACCGTATGATGAATCCCA ATTTTACATTTGCTGTGATAAATGCCAAGACTGGTTCCATGGGCGCTGCGTGGGAATTCTGCAGAGTGAGGCGGAGTTCATCGATGAGTACATTTGCCCCAACTGTCAGATCAACAATTCGGTCAATTTCGCCAACATGAAGTCGCTGAGTGCGAAGGAGTTTGATAACTTGAAAAAGTTAATTAAGCAAATTCAG CATCACAAAAGTGCATGGCCTTTCATGGAACCGGTCGATCCGGATGAAGCACCGGACTACTATCGTGTAATAAAGGAACCAATGG ATCTCCAAAAAGTGGAAAACAAAGTGAACAATCAAACGTACCACACCCTGTCGGAGTTTATCGGCGATATGACCAAAATCTTCGACAACTGTCGGTACTACAATCCGAAAGAGTCGCAGTTCTACCGGTGTGCGGAGAGTTTAGAGTCGTTCTTCGTACAGAAGATTAAGTTTTTCCGCGAAAACCTGGTGGAAAAGAAGTCGGCCGGGACGAGTTCTACATCCACAGCGACGGTGTAG